The genomic region GCAGTCACGGCTATAATCATCCTGATATGAGTCAAATGAGCAAAGCACAAATGACCGATCAGATTACAAAAACCAACGGCATTATTAAATCCATTATTAAAAAGAAGCCTGAATTTCTAGCTCCACCTGCGGGGAATTTTAATAATCATGTTGTCAACGTCGCTTCTGAACATAACATGGAGACAATAATGTGGACGATTGACACCATTGACTGGGATAATCCTTCTAAGAATCAAGTGATGAATCGTGTTCTGCCAAAATTGGAAGGGGGATCCATGATTTTAATGCACCCGACAAAAGTAATGGAGGATACACTTGAGGATTTAATTTTGAAAATCAAGGAAAAAAACTATAAAATTGGTACCGTTGGAAATTTATTATCAGAAAACAGATCATGAAATGAATATGCTTTTTAGGAGGATGAATTTTGGTTAAAAAATATACATGTGATAATGGACTCCGTATCGTATTAGAAGAAATCCCGACTGTCAGATCTGTATCGATTGGAGTATGGGTTTTAGCAGGCTCCCGGAATGAAGGAAATCTGAATAACGGGATCTCTCATTTTATTGAACATATGATGTTTAAAGGGACTGAAAATCGGAATGCCCGTGAAATTGCAGAAAGCTTTGATTCTATTGGGGGACAAGTGAATGCCTTTACCTCCAAGGAGTATACCTGTTACTTTGCAAAGGTTATGGATACCCATGCAAACTATGCGCTGGATATTCTGGCTGATATGTTTTTCCATTCCACCTTTGATCAGGAAGAAATGGAACGGGAAAAAAAGGTTGTTAATGAGGAAATTAAGATGTATGAAGATACCCCGGATGACATTGTTCATGACTTGCTGTCGGAAGCAAGTTACGGGAAGCATCCATTGGGCTATCCTATCTTAGGTACAGAAGAAACCCTGGCATCCTTTAAACCTGAGGATTTGAGAGCCTATATGGAGGAGAATTACAGCCCGGAAAATGTTGTTGTTTCTGTGGCGGGAAATGTGGATGAAGGATTTTTTAAAGAAGTTGAAAAGCTGTTCGGCACCTTTGAACGCAAGGGTGGGAAAAATCAATTTGATAAACCCGACTTTCAGCATCAGCACTTTAAACGAAAGAAGGATACCGAGCAGGCTCATCTTTGCCTGGGGTACCAGGGTTTACCTGTAGGTCATGATGATATTTACAGTCTTGTTGTTGTAAATAATGTACTAGGGGGAAGTATGAGTTCGCGGTTATTTCAGGAGGTAAGGGAAACAAAAGGTCTGGCCTATTCAGTGTTTTCCTATCACAGTTCCTTCCTTGATGATGGTCTGTTAACCATTTATGGAGGAACAGGTAATGACCAATTAGAGGTATTGGAAGAAACGATTCACGACACGGTACAACAATTCATTTCTGGTGGTCTGACAGATAAAGAGTTAAAGAACAGTAAGGAACAGCTTAAAGGGAATTTAATGCTGGGATTGGAAAGCACAAACAGCAGGATGAGTCGCAATGGGAAAAACGAGCTGCTGCTTAAGCGCCATCGCTCTCTTGATGATATTATTCAGCTTATTGATCGGGTAGACCATCATACCGTCAATAACAGTATTCAGCAAATATTTAATCAGCCTTATTCAAGTGCACTAATCTCAGCAAAAGATTAAAAATAACTTTCATTCCCTGCGCATAAAGTAGAAGGGGGAGGGACCAGAATGAGATTTAAAGACTTGAGCGGGAAAGAATTGATTGATGTGTCCAAAGGGGCCCGCCTGGGGATTTTAGGTCAGACAGATTTAGATATTGATATTAAAACAGGGAAGATTGAATCTATATTAATACCCGATTATAAATGGTTCGGGGTTAAAAAGGGTGAAATGCAGGATAAGATTCATTGGAGTGAAATTGAAACCATCGGAGACGATATTGTCGTTGTAAAGCCCTATCAGGATCCCTATCAGTAGTAAAAAACCTTTGTTTTCGCGTTAATAGCGGAAACAAAGGTTTTTTTATTTCACTTTTCCAGAATTCAAGAGCAGAAAACATTCACGTTATTGGCTTATGGTCATAAGATAACATCGTAAATGAATTTGGGCTTATTCATTAAAAATTACGGTTCTCTATAGTGAGGTGCTGACATGTTAACCGGTTATCAAATAGGTGTGCTTGGTGGTGATGCCAGGCAGCTCCAGATCATTAAAAAGCTTTGTGATTGGGATGCAACTCTTTATTTAGTCGGGTATGACGAATTAGAAGAGGATATACGAGGTGTTAATAAGACCAATATGGAGGAAATTAAACCAGATCATTTAGATGCAGTACTTCTTCCTGTACGCGGGATAGATCAGGAAGGCTATCTGGACACTGATTTTTCCAGTTATTCTCCAAGATTAACAGAAGAGTGGTTAGACCAACTGTCACCATCCTGTCAGATTTTCACTGGTATTACAAATTCATATTTAACAAGATTATGCGAAGAAAAGGATCTTATTTTGATCCCGTTATTCAATCGCGATGACGTAGCGATTTATAATTCGATCCCAACAGTTGAAGGATTACTCATGTTAGCCATACAATACACAGATTTCACTATACATGGATCAAATGTAGTGGTTCTTGGCTTTGGAAGAGTTGGAATTACGATTGCAAGGACATTTCAGGCTTTGGGAGCCAAGGTAAAGGTAGGGGCAAGATGTCAAAAAGACCTTGCTCGTATTTATGAAATGGGACTTGAACCCTTTGAAATGAAAGACGTAAGTGAATCTGTATATGATTGTGATATTTTATTAAATACCATTCCAGCACCAGTCGTGAATGTGAAGGTCATTCAAAACCTGCCTCTTACATCTATTATTTTGGATGTAGCGTCAAAACCTGGAGGCACTGATTTTCGCTACGCCAGACGCAGAGGGGTAAAAGCGATATTAACACCCAGCCTGCCCTCTATTGTGGCTCCAAAAACAGCAGGAGATATATTGGCTGGGGTCATCACTCAAATTTTAACGGATGAACAATAAGAAAGGAGTTATGGCGTATGGATATTAAAGGAAAACGTATTGGATTCGGAGTGACCGGTTCTCATTGTACGTACGAGGAAATTTTTCCGCAGATTCAACAGCTGGTAGATGCAGGTGCTGAAGTGGTTCCTGTGATTTCCAATACCGTAAAATTTGTAGATTCTAAATTTGGGAAAGCGGTCGATCATGTCAATAAAATTGAGGAAATCACCGGTCAGAAAGTGATTTCAACCATTCCTGAAGCAGAACCTCTTGGCCCGAAGTATCCGTTAGATTGTATGGTTATTGCGCCATTAACAGGAAATTCTTTAAGTAAATTGGCAAATGCATTAACCGATTCACCAGTACTCATGGCTGCTAAAGCGACCATGAGAAATCAGAACCCAATTGTATTAGGAGTATCGACAAATGATGCTTTAGGTATGAATGGTGTGAATTTAATGAGATTGATGGCCAGTGAATTCTTCTACTTTATACCTTTAGGTCAGGATCACCCATTTAAAAAGCCAAATTCCCTTGTTGCTGATATGGCTCAGCTTCAAGCAGCGGTAGAAAGTGCATTGGACCGGGAACAGTATCAACCGGTACTAATTCAGCGCATGTTTAACGAAAATTAAGGAAAACCATACTTTTCAGCCTGTGAGTGTGCTAGAATGGAGATAATTATATCAAGTTATCATTGAATTTAAAATTGAGTATTGTAAACTTGTGATTAGAGCAACTTTTCAATCTATTTATATTCTTAGTGAATGTTTAAATGATTAATGATTTAGGAAAGGGGAAACATTTATGTCACAGAATCAACACAGCTATCATGTTGCAGTTGTTGGTGCAACAGGTGCAGTTGGCCAAAAAATGATCCAGACACTCGAAGCACAGAACTTTCCAATTGATAAAATCTCCCTTCTGGCATCTGAACGCTCAGCAGGTAAGAAAGTTTCGTTTAATGGCGAAGAAGTTGAGATAAAAGAAGCGGTGCCTGAAGCCTTTGAAGGCGTGGATATCGCTTTGTTTTCAGCAGGAGGAAGTATTTCAAAAAAACTGGCACCCGAGGCTGTAAAACGTGGTGCAGTGGTTGTCGATAATACAAGTGCCTATCGTATGGACCCGGAAGTACCTCTGGTCGTTCCTGAGGTGAATGAGGAGGATATAAAGCAGCACAGCGGAATTATTGCTAATCCAAATTGTTCAACCATTCAAATGGTTGCTGCCCTTGAACCGATTCGTGAAGCATATGGTCTGAAAAGAGTGATTGTATCGACATATCAGGCAGTATCTGGAGCGGGAAACGCAGCCGCAGATGAATTAAAAGAACAATCTCAGTCCTTTTTAAATGGTGATGAGTTAAATGCCGGGATTCTTCCGGTTAAAGGGGATGAGAAGCATTATCCAATCGCCTTTAACGCATTACCGCAAATTGATGTCTTCCAGGACAATGGATATACATTTGAAGAAATGAAAATGATTAATGAAACGAAAAAAATTATGCATTTAAGCGAATTACCGGTTTCTGCAACTTGTGTACGACTTCCATTTTTCACTTCACATGCAGAAAGCGTGTATGTTGAAGTGGAGCAGGAAGGAGCTTCTGTCGAACAGATAAAAGAACTATTCCGGAACGCTCCAGGTGTTGTACTGGAAGATGACCCGGAAACACAAACCTATCCAACGCCATTAAGTGCAGAAGGTAAACGGGATGTGTTTGTCGGCCGTATTCGTCAGGATCTCGATCAGTCCAATGGCTACCATCTATGGGTTGTATCTGACAATCTATTAAAAGGTGCAGCATGGAATTCTGTTCAGATTGCACAAAGTATAATAGAAAATAACTGGTTAAAAAAATAACGTTGTAGAGGTGTATCAATGAAACTAGTCGTTCAAAAATTCGGTGGAACTTCTGTACGTTCAAAAGATACGAGAAGTAGCGCAATCTCTCATATAAAAAAAGCGATGGATGATGGATATAAGGTGGTTATTGTCGTTTCAGCCATAGGCAGACAGGGGGATCCATACGCCACGGATACCCTTCTGTCCCTGGTTAATGATACCCACTCGTATATTTCAGATCGTGAAAAAGATTTGCTGGTCTCTTGTGGGGAAACCATCTCATCCATTGTTTTTTCCAATGAACTCAATGAGCAAAATGTCAAAGCAGCAGCATTGACAGGTGCACAAGCTGGATTTTTAACTAACAGTGAATTTACAAACGCCAAAATTGAAAGAGTAAATACAGATCGGATTTTAAAAGAGTTAGAAGTATATGATGCCGTTGTCGTTGCAGGCTTTCAGGGGAAAGATGAAAATGGAGAAACAACCACAATAGGCAGAGGTGGATCAGATACTACAGCAGCAGCATTAGGAGCTGCGCTTAAGTCAGAATATGTAGATATCTTTACAGATGTTGAAGGCATTATGACAGCTGATCCGCGAATCGTAGAAAAGGCACGACCGTTATCTGTAGTTACGTATAATGAAATTAACAACCTGGCTCATCAAGGTGCAAAAGTGATTCATCCAAGGGCAGTAGAACTGGCTATGCAGGCAGAAATACCATTACGAATACGTTCCACTTATTCAGATGATCAGGGGACGCTTGTAACCTCTTCAAGAACAGAAGCCAATGGTCAGGATATACCTGATCGGCTTATTACCGGTATTGCTCATTTATCCGATATTACACAAATTAATGTAAAGTCGGAAACCAATACGGATAAACTTCATGAAGACGTTTTTACAACAATGGCTGAAGCCAGCATTTCTGTGGACTTTATTAATATTTCGCCAGATGGGGTAACCTATACTGTACCAGGCGCTTCAGCAGATCACGCTGTACAACTGCTTCAAAAAATGGGTTATCAGCCGGAAACCGTTCCCAATTGTGCTAAAGTGTCTACGGTTGGAGCAGGTATGACCGGTGTCCCTGGTGTCACTTCAAAAATTGTCAGTTCCTTAGCTGCTGAAGGAATTCAGATCCTGCAATCCGCTGACAGTCACACAACGATTTGGGTACTGATTCATGAGGATGACTTGAAAAAGGCAGTCACTGCATTACATGACACATTTGAACTAGGGTGAGATCAGGAGAGAAGGGAGTCTTTTTCGTGAGTTTCGGCAGGATTTTAACGGCTATGGTTACTCCTTTTGATGACAATAGTAAAGTGGATCTGTCTAAAACGACAGAATTGGTTGAGTATTTAATTGAGAATGGATCTGATGGTTTAGTTGTGTCTGGAACAACTGGTGAATCACCTACCCTGTCAGTGGATGAAAAAGTTCAATTATTTAATCATGTAGTGAGGATTGTCGATGGCAGAGCGACTGTCATTGCCGGAACAGGCAGCAATGACACCCAGGCTTCCATTGAGCTGACAAGAAGAGCAGAACAAACAGGTGTAGACGGGATTATGCTTGTAGGACCTTATTATAATAAACCAAGTCAGCAAGGTCTGTATGAGCATTTTAAGTCAATTGCTGAATCCACATCCTTACCCGTTATTCTGTATGATGTACCAGGAAGAACGGTTGTACGCCTGGAAGCCGATACAGTAGTCCGTCTTTCTAAAATCGATAACATTGTCGCCATTAAGGATGCAAGTGGTGACTTAAATAAAATGGCTGAGATTATTGAACAGACGGATGATGATTTCCTCTTGTATACAGGTGAAGATCCTTTAACTCTCCCTACAAGAGCGATTGGCGGGGAAGGTGTCATTTCTGTATCCGCTCATATCATTGGAAATGAGATGCAGGAAATGCTTCACCATTATGATCAGGGGAATGTGCAGCAGGCCGCCTACCTGCATCGTCATCTGCTGCCGGTCATGAAAGGAGTCTTTTTAGCTCCTTCACCAGCACCTGTAAAAGCTGCCTTACACTGGAAGGGGATTGACGCAGGTGGAGTACGCTTACCAATAATCCCACTAAATGATGATGAGAATAAACAATTACTCAGTATTTTAGAAGGTATTCATGAAAGCCGGCAATAATTTATGCCGGCTTTTTGCATGTCTATACGTCCCGTCGGTCATAATAAGATTAAACATAGAAAAGGGGCGTAGATAGAGTGAGTAACGAACAAAATCCACAAAAAGATGGGAATCAGGATGGACAGCAACAAGGGAATGACCAGAATAGCAGTAGTCTGGTACAGAAGTTACAGCAATTAGGTCAAACCAATGTTGCCCAAACCCCTGATTCCAACGTTCATATACTGCCCATTATTGGCCAGATTGAGGGTCATGTGCAATTACCGCCAAAGAATAAAACAACAAAATATGAGCATATGATCCCGCAAATTATAGCTGTTGAACAGAATCCTAAAATTGAAGGGTTAATTGTTCTTTTGAATACTGTAGGTGGGGATGTAGAGGCAGGCCTGGCAATATCCGAAATGATTGCCTCAATTTCAAAGCCGACAGTCTCCATTGTTTTAGGCGGCGGACACTCCATTGGTGTACCTATTGCTGTGTCCACGGATTATTCGTTTATAGCCGAAACAGCAACGATGACCATTCACCCCATTCGTCTGAACGGTCTTGTGATTGGTGTGCCGCAAACTTTTGAATACTTAGATAAGATGCAGGATCGCGTGATTAACTTTGTCACACGTCATTCTAATGTCGAAGAGGAAAAATTTAAGGAGTTAATGTTTGAAAAAGGGAACTTAACGAGAGATATTGGCACCAATGTTGTAGGAACAGATGCTGTGAATTTTGGACTTATTGACGAAATTGGTGGTGTAAAGGAAGCGATGGAAAAGCTGAATCAAATGATTGATGACAACAGAGATAACGGTAATGAGAGTCAGGTGATACAATGATTCTTTACACACCTTTGAGCGAACATGATATTTTTCCACCAGATGAGGAGGAATACAGCCAGTGTAAATGGGTTACCGTTGATAACCGTGTATTGAAGGTACAGGATATGAAGGACGGATCTTACGAAATTCTGCAGACGATGTCAACAGACCCAAATGATTATTTAAATCAGCAGTATATACCAGGAAATCGGATTCGATTATAGGTCCCTATATGATTACAAGCGTGACGACACTGTGATATAATAAGAATGGAAAAAGCAGCCACGAAGTATGGCTGCTTATCTTATTGAGGTGAACATCTATGGCAAAGAAAAAGAGGAAAAGAAGTAAAAAAACCATAAAAAAAGGTCTGAAGTTTGAATTGTTAGGCCTATTATTCATAGCACTTGCGATTTTTTCAAGTGGAATAAGTGCTATTGGTGCCGGTTATATTCCAAGAGGTCTCGAGCACTTATTACGGTTATTTTTCGGGATATGGTTTGTCATTCCGTCTATATTTCTATTTGGGTTAGGGATATCGTTAATGGTCAAGAGAACCTGGCCTAAATTCTTTCAGCCCAAACTTACAGGTTTTTATATTATTATTTCATCACTTTTATTGTTCACCCATATTCAAACCTTTGAATCTATTATGGCTTCAGCTGCTGATCCATCAATTTTAAAGACAACCTGGAGTCATTTTACAGGTTTTCTCAGTGGTGAACTCGAAGCGTCCTATTTAGGGGGAGGATTAATTGGTGCCAGTCTTTATGCGTTCAGCTTTTACTTATTTTCACCGGATGGAGCACGGATTTTATCTGTTTTCGGATTTATTATAGGTATTCTCTTTTTGACACAAATTTCATTAGGAGATCTTTTAAAGAAAAGCTATGAAAAAAGTAGAGACAAATGGGTGGAACATAAAAACAATCTCCAGCAAAAATGGCTCGAGCACAAAGCAGATAAACTGGAAAAGAAGGCAGCGACCACAGATACAAATGTATCTCCGGAAATTGATATGGGACAAGCCGTGCCCGAAATTGCAGATAAGGGTGACGAGCCGATTATTGAAGATTTTACAGACGCTGTATATCATACCCATGACTTTCAGGAACCTGGTCCTGATGGAGAAGAAGAGAGGGGACAATCCAACCATAATCAAACTCAAGAAGTTCAGGAGGATTCCGGGGCACGAGAGGATCAGACAGAACTGGACGAGTCGTTACCATTGGCCGAGAAGGAAAACGTTGAATATATTCTGCCATCGCCGGAGCTGCTTGTTGAACCGGTGCAGAATTCTCAGCAGCAGGAAAAATCCCATATCCAGGCTACGGTTCGAAAACTGGAAAAAACCTTTGAAAGCTTTGGTGTGAAAGCAAGAGTCTCCAAAGTTCATGTAGGGCCTTCCGTTACAAAGTATGAAGTATATCCAAGTGCTGGTGTAAAAGTAAGTAAAATCGTCAATCTTCATGATGATCTGGCTTTAGCTTTAGCTGCTAAGGATTTACGAATTGAAGCGCCTATACCGGGAAAATCTGCCATTGGCATTGAAGTTCCCAATCAGGAAATTGCAACTGTCTCTCTAAAAGAAGTGATGGATGCGTATCCGAAAGGCAATTCCTCCAAGCTTCTATTTGGGCTGGGAAGAGATATTTCCGGTGATGTTATTACAGCTGAACTAAATAAAATGCCGCATATGTTAATTGCTGGTGCGACAGGGAGCGGAAAAAGTGTCTGTGTAAATGGAATCATTACCAGTATCCTAATGAGAGCTAAGCCTCATGAGGTAAAAATGATGATGATTGACCCGAAAAAGGTAGAACTGAATGTCTATAATGGAATTCCTCATTTACTCACACCTGTTGTTACGGATCCTAAGAAAGCTTCAAGAGCTTTAAAAAAGGTTGTAGCAGAAATGGAGCGGCGTTATGATTTATTCTCGGAAACAGGTACACGGAATATAGAAGGATACAATGAGTATGTGAAACGGATGAACAGCATAAGTACAGAAGATGAAGAACAGCCATTATTACCTTATATTGTTGTTCTGATTGATGAGTTAGCGGACCTGATGATGGTCGCTTCCAATGAAGTGGAAGATGCGATTACACGATTGGCGCAAATGGCACGTGCGGCCGGTATCCATCTGATTATTGCCACTCAGCGTCCTTCGGTTGATGTTATTACAGGAGTTATTAAAGCGAATATTCCATCAAGAATTGCCTTTAGTGTATCTTCACAGACTGACTCAAGAACGATTTTGGACTCTGGTGGAGCGGAAAAGTTATTAGGTCGAGGAGATATGCTCTTTATCCCAGTAGGGGCTTCCAAACCTGCACGTATTCAGGGAGCATTTCTATCGGATGAAGAGGTTGAACGTATTGTCGATCACTGTGTTGAACAGCAGAAGGCTCAGTATCAGGAGGATATGATCCCTGAGGAAGAGTCTGAAGTTGTACAGGAAGTGGATGATGAATTATATGATGATGCTGTACAACTCGTCCTTGAAATGCAAAGTGCAAGTGTATCCATGCTTCAGAGAAGATTCCGAATTGGGTACACACGTGCGGCTCGTTTAATTGACGCAATGGAAGATCGAGGAATCGTTGGTCCTTATGAAGGCAGCAAGCCGCGAAAAGTATTAACCAATCAAGTTGAAGACGAACAAACCTCCTGAAGCAGCAGGCATAAATGCCCGAATTTTGATAGGTGTCGCCCGCACCGTTACGGAAATATGCTTCGCTTTCACCCATGGGCACAAGTGCGACATCTATTAAAATTCCTAACATAGTGTCTTCTTTGTTGTGGGCGGCGACTGAACCTATCGCACTTTCCAGTTACGGCACCCAGACCCCGTTAGTCCTGAGCAGAATCGACTACTTGACAGAAAGCTTGTCACGCCATGAATACTGGTTAAGGTGTGGGACCCAAACGGTCGCTTTCACTTTTCTTTGCGGCGTCTTACCTAAATACGTAACCGTATTTTGATCGAAGTTTCCCTTTATTTGCGTGTCGAATAATGATATAGTAATTTAGGGTTCATCGTTGTTCCAAAGAAAGTGATTTGAGGTGAATGTAATGTCCATTCGTGATGATTCACGTCATTTATATTTACAGGTCATAGACCAAATTAAACATGACATAGAAAAAGACAAATATCGGGAAGGCGAAAAATTACCTTCTGAATTTCAATTGTCCAGGGATTTAGGAGTTTCCCGGGCCACATTAAGGGAAGCACTCCGTATTCTGGAGGAAGATAATATTGTCGTTCGAAAGCATGGCGTGGGTACATATGTGAAGGAAAAGTCCGTGTTTGCTTCCGGGATTGAGCAATTGCATAGTGTAACGGATATGATCGCTCAAACCGGTATGACTCCTGGCTCCCGCTATCTTGCAACTGAAATCATTCAATCATCATCGGAAGACAGGGTTCAGTTTAATGACAATACATTATCTGAAATCGTCGAAATTGAGCGAATTCGTACAGCAGATGATATCCCTGTGATTTATTGTATTGATCACATTCTGCCGGATTCCATTGACCTTGAAAATGTGCACAAAAATACCTCCTTGCTGAAGGTTATTGAGGATCACACGGGTTATCGAATAACGTATGCTGTAACGAAAATAGAACCGGTAAGTTTTCATGAAAAAGCTTCATTATTACTTGATTGTCAACCTGATCAATCTCTTCTTTTACTAAAACAAATGCATTATAACGAACAGGATGAGCCTGTGTTATACTCAAAAAATTATTTCAGAGCTGACAAATTCAGCTTTTACGTTATTAGGAAGAGAATTTGAATACGTGTTTAACTTAAGGGGATGGTTAAGGAATAAGTTCATGCTAAATTCAGGACTCTTTATTTCTAATAATAAGGAGTCTTTTTTTATTACATGCTTATAGAAGGATACTTTTTCTAATTCATGATAAGCTATATGGAGAGATTGTATGTTTAAGGAGGTAAAAAGGAATGGCTGAATTGACTGAACATCAGTTTGATATGGAAGGATATCAGCTGCATGTAATTCCTACAAAAAAGTTTAAAACCAATGTGCTGGTTATCCGCTTCCTTGCTCCTTTGCAAAGGGATACAGCCACCAGACGTGCCTTACTTCCTTTTGTAATGCAGAAAGGAACAAAGGATTATCCAAGTGAGAGAAAATTACGAACCAGACTTGATGAGCTATACGGAGCAGATTTGAATATCGATGTTTCGAAAAAAGGTGAAAATCATTTACTTACGATTCGTATGTCATTTGTGAATGAGAAATTTTTACCTGAAGAAAGTTCACTGATGGATGAGGTTATGGAACTTGTTCAGCAAATTCTTCTTAAACCTCTTCTTGAGGGAAATGTTTTTAAGTCAGAAATCGTAGAAAAAGAAAAGGAAACCCTCAGACAGAAAATTGAATCCATTAAAGATCAGAAGATGAGTTATGCCAATATGCGTTTAATTGACGAAATGTGCCAAAATGAGCCTTATGCCACTCATGTACACGGATATTTGGAAGATTTGGACTCCATTGATGGTCAAAGTTTGTACAACACATTCCAATCGATGCTAAAAGAGGATCGTATGGATGTTTACCTTTTAGGAGATGTGAATGCTGACGAGACAAAGCGAACCATTGGTCAATCGATCATCTTAGACCGTGACCCTGTCCATTC from Virgibacillus sp. MSP4-1 harbors:
- a CDS encoding GntR family transcriptional regulator, with the protein product MSIRDDSRHLYLQVIDQIKHDIEKDKYREGEKLPSEFQLSRDLGVSRATLREALRILEEDNIVVRKHGVGTYVKEKSVFASGIEQLHSVTDMIAQTGMTPGSRYLATEIIQSSSEDRVQFNDNTLSEIVEIERIRTADDIPVIYCIDHILPDSIDLENVHKNTSLLKVIEDHTGYRITYAVTKIEPVSFHEKASLLLDCQPDQSLLLLKQMHYNEQDEPVLYSKNYFRADKFSFYVIRKRI
- a CDS encoding DNA translocase FtsK, yielding MAKKKRKRSKKTIKKGLKFELLGLLFIALAIFSSGISAIGAGYIPRGLEHLLRLFFGIWFVIPSIFLFGLGISLMVKRTWPKFFQPKLTGFYIIISSLLLFTHIQTFESIMASAADPSILKTTWSHFTGFLSGELEASYLGGGLIGASLYAFSFYLFSPDGARILSVFGFIIGILFLTQISLGDLLKKSYEKSRDKWVEHKNNLQQKWLEHKADKLEKKAATTDTNVSPEIDMGQAVPEIADKGDEPIIEDFTDAVYHTHDFQEPGPDGEEERGQSNHNQTQEVQEDSGAREDQTELDESLPLAEKENVEYILPSPELLVEPVQNSQQQEKSHIQATVRKLEKTFESFGVKARVSKVHVGPSVTKYEVYPSAGVKVSKIVNLHDDLALALAAKDLRIEAPIPGKSAIGIEVPNQEIATVSLKEVMDAYPKGNSSKLLFGLGRDISGDVITAELNKMPHMLIAGATGSGKSVCVNGIITSILMRAKPHEVKMMMIDPKKVELNVYNGIPHLLTPVVTDPKKASRALKKVVAEMERRYDLFSETGTRNIEGYNEYVKRMNSISTEDEEQPLLPYIVVLIDELADLMMVASNEVEDAITRLAQMARAAGIHLIIATQRPSVDVITGVIKANIPSRIAFSVSSQTDSRTILDSGGAEKLLGRGDMLFIPVGASKPARIQGAFLSDEEVERIVDHCVEQQKAQYQEDMIPEEESEVVQEVDDELYDDAVQLVLEMQSASVSMLQRRFRIGYTRAARLIDAMEDRGIVGPYEGSKPRKVLTNQVEDEQTS
- the yfmF gene encoding EF-P 5-aminopentanol modification-associated protein YfmF, which translates into the protein MAELTEHQFDMEGYQLHVIPTKKFKTNVLVIRFLAPLQRDTATRRALLPFVMQKGTKDYPSERKLRTRLDELYGADLNIDVSKKGENHLLTIRMSFVNEKFLPEESSLMDEVMELVQQILLKPLLEGNVFKSEIVEKEKETLRQKIESIKDQKMSYANMRLIDEMCQNEPYATHVHGYLEDLDSIDGQSLYNTFQSMLKEDRMDVYLLGDVNADETKRTIGQSIILDRDPVHSATLVQSPSESKQAQEVTEKQKIQQGKLHLGFRTQTTFKDSDYFTMQVFNGLFGGFPHSKLFANVREKHQLAYYAASRFESHKGLLLVFSGIAPEAYDKAKDIIIKQFEEMLKGNFTDTEVEETKRLTIHQLKETFDHPVGIIEIMYHQVLANQKRTPGEMFEGVEQVTKQDVISFAEKVKLDTVYFLTSEGDNA